A window of Eriocheir sinensis breed Jianghai 21 chromosome 42, ASM2467909v1, whole genome shotgun sequence genomic DNA:
ccgccagccccGCGCCCCGCCGAGCAGCGGCagcgggaggagaaggaagaggtgaaggcagagaaagatgagaaggaagaaggagagaaggaagaaaaggaaggagagaagaaagccgTTGCCTCCGAGATGAACGGTGCTGAAGGGAAGAAGGGCGGCGAGGGCGTGGCCGCGCCGCCTGAGGCTGACGCCCCCGCCTCCCCCCAGCGGCGGGAGAAGgcggagcaacaacaacaacaacttgtacagaagaaggaagacaaggaggacaagaaaaaagaCAGTGAAAACGAAAAGTCGAcctcacagacagacacaaaggacaagaacaagaccTCAACTccatccaccgcctccaccaccaccaccacctccacaccaccacagACCCCCAAAGTGAccccgggggagggggggaagggtatCAAGAGGACCGCCACGCCCCCCCAGCAGCCCCCCGCCAAGAGGACACACGTCGGCCCCTCCCCCAGCAGGAAGAGGACGGAGAAGCAGGTTGggaggaaagcaggagggaagaaaacaacCCCGCCTgctgactcctcttcctcttcagcagGGAAGGGAGTGACTGCTTCTGCTGCGCCGGAGAAGACtcgtgcctcttcctcctcctcttcctcttcctcttctcctcctcctcccacctcagaCCTCGGTAAAGTAGTGGAAAGTGAAGCGAAGAGTCCACGATTAGGGAAggttgctctctcttcctcttctccctcctcctcttcttcctcttcctcctcctcctcttcttcctcttcatcatcttcctcttcacaaGACTCCAGAAAAAGtgcagcttcctcttcctcttcagatAGTAaaaagtcctcctcttcctctttctcttcctcttccgtcgaTACAAAAaaatcatcctcttcttcctcttcctcctcttctgctgagTCCAAGAAgtcacactcctcttcctcctctcaagaGCCCAAAaagtcaccctcttcctcctcctcctcctcctcttcctcttcaccccaaGAAACGAAGAAGTctatctcctctacctcttcctcctcttcctcaccatcacctccaccttctcaAGACCCCaagaagaccaccaccaccaccaccaccaccacctccacctcctcttcctcttcgcaagaCAAAACTCCTCTTGCCTCTTCAAAGGGAAACAAGAGTCTAGAATCACTACCTCAGAACCAGAAGACTCTtgaatcctccccttcctcttcctcttcaaaagCCACCTCCGGAAATCACAAACCTAACCAGTCCACAAAAGAAGCGACTAATCAAGACcaagcctccacctcctccacctcttccacctcatccGCATCCCCCTCCACTGCTACCAAGAGCCCTACCACACCCTCCACCCAGTCCACCACCCCTGCCAAACCCGCTGCCActggaacggaagagaaggatggaCTGAAGGACGGGAAAGGTGGACTGCGACAAGGAGGGACGCAAGGGTCTACACAAACAGCCACGGGGTCTTCGCCAACCACCAAGACCAGCCCACAGCAGACCTCACAGACCAAAGCGACGTCACACAGCGCGAAAACCACAGCGAGTTCGTCCCCGCAGCGCCACAGAACGACGGCACAGACTCAGAAAACCGCGGTGAGTGACAGTAAGGCCACAGCGCAGTCGAACTCATCCCCCACGGAACACAGCAATGCCTCGTCTGCTTCCGCTAAGACCACAGCACCAAtagcagcaacaggaggaggaaagacaagcaCCCAGGCCCAACACAGCGCCAAACCAGCCTCACAGAACACTCGGAACACAACGCAGACTCAAAACAGCAACACACCATCGCCTCAGAGCAACACAAAGTCCGCCAACACAACGCAAAATGCCAGAGAGGGTAACGGAACTTCTGGTACCTCGAACGCCAGTATGAGTCAGCAGGGATCACAGGGGAGGCTCACCAGTCAGCAGAAGGAGGATAGAATGACCCAAGCCAGCCAGACCTTACGGAAAACTGCGACATCCCCGGAAATCCCGAAGGTCACATTGGAGGCGAAAATCGAGAGAccggagaaggtggaggagaaggagaaggagaagacgaaatcCTCCTCCGcccaagggaagggagagacggagggacggaggaaagaagcGGATAAGGAGGAAAATCATGCTACGAAGAGTGGAGAGTCGCAAGCCATTAGTCAGAAGAATGTTATCGTGACCTCTGTGGAAGTCCATCGCGCCCACAACGatgaaaagaaagtggaggagaacgcAGCAgccaacacctccacctcctccacatcctcctctctgccttcctcgtcttccccctcctcctcctcctcctcctccagtgcagCGAAGAGGCTGGAGAGGAGGCAAAGTgtgaggaaggcgagggaggaggaggcgaaagtggaggagaagaaggagaaggagagggagagaagcgaacacaaggagaaggaggagaaggagaagaggaaggagtcgaAATCACGAGCGGATGAGATGAACAAAATAACCATTGAGGAGTCtggaaataaacaacaacaacaacaacaacaacaacaacagcaacaacagggcGGAGGACAGCCAGGAACAAGACGGAACTCGGACGAAccgcaacaacagcaacacaaaaaacaacaaaacaacagcaacaacagcaacacgcaCAAACGCAACACAAGTGAAAAACAACAGAATCAACAGGAGCATTCACCGtccccctcttcatcatcatcatcatcaggttcTCGGTTCAAACAGGAGAAGGACATTGTGACGCGTTCGACCAAGAGGCTGAAAACGGACGAAAAACAACAGGCAACAGggacaacaacaggaggaggtggaggagaggagagtaagggaacggaagagtcgccgaagagaggagaaggaggaggaggaggaggaggaggagggaaggggaagacgaagagggaaaaggagaagaaggaggaggaagggaagggaaggaggagtaaaatGGAAGCTGAAGAATATATGTTAAAATTACGTCGGAAATcgagtgatggaggtggaggaggtggaggaggaggtggaggaggaggtggaggaggaggaggtggaggaggaggaggaggagaggcaaataCAGGAGGAAACAGTGGAGGTACACCTGAaaatccctccacctcctcctcctcctcttcctcttccgacccacagaagaaagaggaagacaaggaggagaagatgaagtcaAGAAGAAGAtccacgagggaggaggaaggaggaagacacggggagagaagacaaagggaggagagagagaagtcttcctcttcttcctcttcctcttccgacaaacaccaccatcaccaccaccaccatcacgacccctcctcctcctcctcctcctcttcctcttcctctcactcctccgaatcaaggaagaggaaagcagaggaaggggaggagagtgttagcaagaggagtagagagggagaggagggaggaaagggaggaagaagggagggaagagagggagggagagagaggccagAGAGGTCCCATCGCTCTCCAAGAAGACTCTCCATGTGTCAGTGATTgagtcctcttcctcttgattttcctcttgttcctcttctttgtcctctttcctcttggtaATTTTTCCTCGTTGATCTCTTTtggtttcttcattttcttcctcttctttgtcttctgttgcttcctcttgattttcttctttgtcttctttcctcttgaattttggttttgttgttttcctcttcctctttcattttgttCTCTTGTTTggtcttactcttactcttcttcttcctcttgatcctcttcttcctcttctttgtcctccttcctcttgaattttggttttgttgttttcttctttgtcttcttctgtcTTGTCCTCTTTAATGTttcatcatcactttcttttcttcctcttctttgtcctctttcctcttgattctcttggatctgtcattttcttcttctgtctcttcctcttccttgtttggtcttcttacttttcctccttttcctcttccttttgtcctcattttcccctttttcttcctcttccaatttcttttcttcttactttcttctcttcttcctcctcttcctctttttcttcctttttatttcctgtgagagagaaaagaaaccaaTTTTTAGAtacattgtgagagagagagagagagagagagagagagagagagagagagagaccgaccagATACATTTGCTACCtaactccactttttttttttttttgtatatatttaaaactTACTttgaagattagaaaaaaaaatagttacgaaGCAATTTTTAAAAAGTTAagtttagattattattattattattattattattacttaaggAATAAAAAGGCAGGTAcaaagtaatgttttttttttttgttttttgtttgtgtttgttaatGTGAATTTGAAGGTTGAAAATAAGAAGTGTTgtgattgagagagaaagaaagaaagagaaaggagaagaaaaagttgaagaaagagagagaaagaaggaaaaagatgtgagatagaaatagaaaaagacaaagagagagaaaggagaagaaaatgatagagagagaaaggaaaagaaaacgttagagagaaagaaggaaagaaaatgttaaagaaaagaaataaaaagaaaatgttaaagaaaaaaaaatgttaagagaaaaagaaagaaaaagaaaatgttaaagaaaatgttgaagagaaagaaatataaagaaaatgttgaagagagagaaaatattagagaaagaaaaagttaaagaaagaaagaaagaagaaaagttagagaaagaaagaaaaagaaaacgatagtgatagaaagaaagaaagaaaatgttagagaaaagaaaacagtaaaaaaaagaaagaaaaaagaaaatgtttgagaaagagaaataagaaggaaaagttaaagaaagataaagaaaatgttagagaaagaaaaagaaagaaaagaaaatgttagtgaaagaaagaaagacaatgttagagagagagaaagaaagaaagaaaaagttaagtaGAATAATGCTTTAAGTTTTTGTACATAAATCATAATACATTTTAAGAGTAATTTTTGTtgatttactattattattactattattattattactactactattactactactactactactactactactactactactactactactactactactactattaatgttATCACCTATACAGTACATGGATTAagaaaagatagggaaaaaagaaaagatagaaaagggaaggaaaagatgactgGATAGATagtaagggagataaagggagaaagggagaaggataaagaagggagaggaggaaaagaagagggtatgataagggagaataaggaagggaggaagaaaaggaggaaagggaagatgaggaagaggaaaagaggggaaaggagagaagaggaggagaaggaagaggaggtagacaaaaaagagggagagggaggagttaaagaaggaagaagggagaaaggaagcaggaaataaaagaggaagaggaagaggaggtagacaaaagggagggaaggaggaacgaagagaggaagtaaagaagggagaagaaggaacggaggaaaagaaataagagaagaggaagaggaggaggaagaatggagaagaataaatgaaggaaaataaataaaaagagaagaggaagaggaggaagacgaggtaaacaaaaggaagggagagaggagggaaagaaggaataagagagaaggagaaaggagtaaagaaataaaagaggaagaggaagaagaggaggaggaggaggagggcgtagtTTAATCACCTAAAAGTACATGattaaaaaaagaatgtatattgtaTTGTTAATTAAGACCTTTCTACCTGGGATCACCTGTGCAGATTTTAACATGATTTTTCTATACCTCAAAGTTGAAGATTCTTATGTACGTTATTTTGACGaattatacatacacacacacacacacacacacacacacacacacacacacacacacacacacacgggaaaggTATGGATGGATTAAACTGAGCAATATTTAATAGGTTAAAAAGTGGTTAatataatttttgttttttttgttttttttggtgtgttaAGTGTTGGTAAGTGCAATAATTTTTGTGATAGGTTTTCTGCCACACTTTACACTTGATATTTAAACGCGtgcatacttacacacatacttacacacttacatacttacatacacaaaaaatcttaatatttacacacacacaaatacttaCACAAAACTTAACATTTACACACACAAATACTTACACACTTTACACTTCACACTACTTACACACATAATTATAAGTACCATTTCTTGttcatccattattattattattatcattattattattattattattattattattattattattctgtacAGGTATATTCTTAGTACGTTTGTTATCCAAGTATACTACAGTAACACTTAATACTACAACTCCAAGGTCCTTAAGGTGTATTAGTGTATACTTAAGAATATGAATACAACTTTTtatatctatgtgtgtgtatgtatagtgTCTGATAGTGAATGTGTATACCATGACTCTTTATTATTAGTATGTATAGtgaatgacctctctctctctctctctctctctctctctctctctctctctctctctctctctcgctctctccttttaACTCCGTATTGAAGatgtgaatgatgatgatggtgatgatgatggaaaaaaaaatgatgtttgTGTTTGATTTTAGAAGTTGATTTTGAGAGATGATGTGAatatgatgacggtgatgatggtgaaaaaaTGTATTGTTTGTGGTtgattttatttgatttttaaggttgttgatttttattgattttttctcttttgttgatGACACTGAGAGCCAAGATCAAGGTCGATTTTAGAAGTTCATTGATTCTTCTTGCTGTTGTATAGTTTATTTTAGTCATATTTTCTTCCCTGTGTGATTCAATGATTTTAGAAGTTCACTAATTCATCTTGCTGTTGTATAATGTATtttagttatatttttttccctgtctgacttgatgatatttttttaatttctattgttttaacttttctttccttcctcaacctaTATTTCAGTCATTTTTTATGCTTTATACACCCTAATAGTTAAATGATACAATGAAAAAAAGcattcattaataaaaaaatcataccacaaatgaaaataaaaacacggTACATTAAAAAAACCATtcgtaataaaaagaaaaacaaaggaaattaaaCCAAAATCAATTCATCATCATTtctcgtggagagagagagagagagagagagagagagagagagcaggtgaacACAGGTGACACATATTCCTACGgttagacaaacaaacaaacaaacagacaaataacGTTCAGGTGTTTCTTAAATCTTCCGAGCCAAGGTGAGcagagtgttgtgtgtgtgtacatagtggTGTTGTGTGGCGTAGCGGttgtgttgctgtttgtgttgCTCTGTAATAAAGAAGGTAAActgagaaggtggtggtgtttcaattttcttgttgttgttgttgttgttgatgtttttgtgttGCTtaatcctgttcctcctcctcctccttcctcttcttcttcttcatctttctttttcttcaggtttcttttttttctttttcttttcttctttttctttctcctttatttttcttcttcttcatttgctttttcttctttatttttttctttctttttcttctttttctatttcttgttattctttttttcttttttcttctgcttttcttcttgttttttcttctttatatcttcattattatcttgctcttccttcctcttcctcttcctcttcctcttcctcctcctcctcctcctcctcctcctcctcctcctcctcctcttcctcctcctctctctccctctgaaggatatacataaaaaagagggtagggaaaggattatggagaagggggaaagagacaaggatggaagaggaggaggggaaagaggagtaagaggaggaggaggaggaggaggaggagattaataacagaaaaaaagaagaaaaagaaaaacatgaaaaaattaaaCAAGTGAAAATGAATGTACTATTTATAAAcaagagccaaaaaaaaaatataaatcacaaggaaaaaaaaaaaaaaaaaaaaaaaaattaatgcaataaaaggaaaaacattaACTTATAAGCAAATAGCGCACAAAAtctaggaaaaaaggaaaatataatgtaTGAAAAAATGCCTCGGGAAAACAAAAGCAAGTGAAAAAATGCATGTGGAAAAActataaaaatgcaaaaaaaaagaaaactagaaaaaaatagtcaaaattaaaataaaaaacgaaaaaaaatacaagctgaaaaagaaaaaaaaaaaaagaaaaaaaaaaaaaaaaaaaataaaaatacaaaaagttaagaaaaaacaaacaaaaaaaaaaaaaaaaaaaaaaaaaatctcgacaCCTAAATTTttaaggacttttttttataagGATGTCACGACTTATATATATTCAGCCTTAGACGGCCCTTCTAAGGCGCTCAAAGGCTGGGTGGGACGAGGCgagggtgaaggaaaatgaaaaatgaatgaaagaataatgTTTGGACCATAAATAtttgagaaaggggaaggaaggaaggaagggaaggaggtaggcttgataatctctctctctctctctctctctctctctctctctctctctctctctctctctctctctctctctctctctctctctctctctctctctctctctctctctctctctctctctctctctctctctctctctcatttcacgtatatttattcctttctttgaCAATTTCTCGTatattctcatctctctctctctctctctctctctctctctctctctctctctctctctctctctctctctctctctctctctctctctctctctctctctctctctctctgtatctccccttccctcttcttcttttcccttctcctcccaagTTGTCCTAATctgtttctctcatttctttactctctctctctctctctctctctctctctctctctctctctctctctctctctctctctctctctctctctctctcggtataggAAATCCTGTATAAACTGCGGCAAAAATTCGTAAAAGCGTCTGTGTTCTAAAATTCTTTGTATCATAATAAGGGGGCAACACGCGACCCGTTTTCTTCTCCCACAAtaatatttcgttttcttttccgctCTCTCGTAgacttcgttattttttttgcttgtttgctaTTGTCGTTTctattctgttttctgttgtcttttttttcttcattttcttccagttttccttcttgtttctttatcttatttattttttttcttcatattttcttacctttcttcaatttcctttcttcttttacttttttttctctttcactttattttctacacattttttctcttttcatattttttatcaactttttcctctcctcttttttttctttttctcttccactttattTTCCACCTAATTTCCACATTATTTTCTgcacatttcctttctttttctctctattccatttctaactttctttatctttaccaCTAGGTATAAAGTTACAaaagataattgaaaaaaaaagtaaaaaacacggaaataaacatgaaataggaaaaaacacagaaaaataattatcagaggaaaaggggaaggaaaagaagagagagaagagggagatgaagagagggagggaataagaaaagaagggagaggaaagaaaagagataaggaagaaaggaaaaggaggaagagaaggaggaggtggaggatggggtagtgtgtgtgtgtatgtgtgtgtgtgtttgtgtgtgtttgtgtgtgtgtgtttgtgtgtgtgtgtgtgtgtgtgtgtgtgtgtgtgtgtgtgtgtgtgtgtgtgaaaggggtattactctccccttctctttaatCCTTTTcacaaac
This region includes:
- the LOC127010008 gene encoding uncharacterized protein LOC127010008 isoform X3 — translated: MASRAAGGGTVLASGIRTRKRKERKLYSDDWALGDEEIEGHHTFDLEQKISSHEFDSCFVKDMTNTEYSLGHVQENGFNWPLLFRDKSKLGICIPSEDFTINDVRLCVGSRRMLDVMDVNTQKNVEMTMKDWQRYFESQDKDKLLNVISLEFSHTKLESLIQAPTVVRQIDWVERVWPRHLKEAQTEATNVLEDMMYPKVQKYCLMSVRGCYTDFHIDFGGTSVWYHVLRGKKIFWLIPPTERNLQLYEQWVLSGKQSDIFFGDTVVKCGRVELNQGNTFFIPTGWIHAVYTPEDSLVFGGNFLHSFGIEKQLRVAQVEDATHVPSKFRYPFFTEMLWYVLERYVHVLLGRTHLSLPPDEQEKYAKYVATRLKANNNNKVKEEEEDNDEEESKAEAELKVNIQGLTVPPEEHIHLTQYELHGLKAIVMYLHALPTSKKCVPELITDPIALIRDVRTVVEQHRYDNPELAKTSKPVLEWWTREPTKFGVKRPLGENPNAGLKRRRRNSDENRIVGLPPNVAKVRHRRVRCKLCESCLREDCRKCGFCQDMVKYGGPGTMKQTCKMKKCTQPMLPAAAVCYECQLDGWGRVLTAPPQKPPANTPSSLFECCVCFKISHLKCISSKFPDADGIVNEDLPNSWECPECVKEGYNKEYKHNRVPSSRVSGAGSDTGGLKTPQILSEAEDHEVKVKLEDLTSPDKTKKEEDAPTRGGGGGGGGGGGGGGGVGGGGGGGGVGGKIGQEAAGQEAAAPHMPSWEQLQARVSRPLVRPTWVVRPAPPPPEDDEDEEDEDEESGSDGESRPSTREPPPPALRRAVMVPVFRHLSRRDLRVAMQVCRAWASWALTPSLWASIDLAHATLDRNHLAGVVRRQPARLCLSWARLDAEQLSWLLARLPQLRRLELTGQEWPLVACLASPYCPALTALDLSHCAGVTDAALACLLGPPRAHRPGHRHANSRLRQLTFLSVAGTQVGDEGVRAVVRALPHLSHLDLSECQRVTEVSAALVAHPASVVRDALTHLDLRGCHGVAPTCLPALARLPRLARLGLHPGGVPLPAVRVWGASHGYTLDEEHMLVRPPPAAPRPDTDFEDSAPPSPAPPAPRPAEQRQREEKEEVKAEKDEKEEGEKEEKEGEKKAVASEMNGAEGKKGGEGVAAPPEADAPASPQRREKAEQQQQQLVQKKEDKEDKKKDSENEKSTSQTDTKDKNKTSTPSTASTTTTTSTPPQTPKVTPGEGGKGIKRTATPPQQPPAKRTHVGPSPSRKRTEKQVGRKAGGKKTTPPADSSSSSAGKGVTASAAPEKTRASSSSSSSSSSPPPPTSDLGKVVESEAKSPRLGKVALSSSSPSSSSSSSSSSSSSSSSSSSSQDSRKSAASSSSSDSKKSSSSSFSSSSVDTKKSSSSSSSSSSAESKKSHSSSSSQEPKKSPSSSSSSSSSSSPQETKKSISSTSSSSSSPSPPPSQDPKKTTTTTTTTTSTSSSSSQDKTPLASSKGNKSLESLPQNQKTLESSPSSSSSKATSGNHKPNQSTKEATNQDQASTSSTSSTSSASPSTATKSPTTPSTQSTTPAKPAATGTEEKDGLKDGKGGLRQGGTQGSTQTATGSSPTTKTSPQQTSQTKATSHSAKTTASSSPQRHRTTAQTQKTAVSDSKATAQSNSSPTEHSNASSASAKTTAPIAATGGGKTSTQAQHSAKPASQNTRNTTQTQNSNTPSPQSNTKSANTTQNAREGNGTSGTSNASMSQQGSQGRLTSQQKEDRMTQASQTLRKTATSPEIPKVTLEAKIERPEKVEEKEKEKTKSSSAQGKGETEGRRKEADKEENHATKSGESQAISQKNVIVTSVEVHRAHNDEKKVEENAAANTSTSSTSSSLPSSSSPSSSSSSSSAAKRLERRQSVRKAREEEAKVEEKKEKERERSEHKEKEEKEKRKESKSRADEMNKITIEESGNKQQQQQQQQQQQQQGGGQPGTRRNSDEPQQQQHKKQQNNSNNSNTHKRNTSEKQQNQQEHSPSPSSSSSSSGSRFKQEKDIVTRSTKRLKTDEKQQATGTTTGGGGGEESKGTEESPKRGEGGGGGGGGGKGKTKREKEKKEEEGKGRRSKMEAEEYMLKLRRKSSDGGGGGGGGGGGGGGGGGGGGGGGGEANTGGNSGGTPENPSTSSSSSSSSDPQKKEEDKEEKMKSRRRSTREEEGGRHGERRQREEREKSSSSSSSSSDKHHHHHHHHHDPSSSSSSSSSSSHSSESRKRKAEEGEESVSKRSREGEEGGKGGRREGREGGRERPERSHRSPRRLSMCQ